A section of the Pseudomonas fluorescens genome encodes:
- a CDS encoding type VI secretion system Vgr family protein, producing MPRQSNLRFTFEPLKGEPFEVVSFTLVEGLSEPFKLELELASHNGAIDFNRVLDLAGLFTIWRGETAVRYVHGLVSLFRQGDTGFRRTRYSAVLEPTLARCELRSNWRIFQGQSAPDIILEVLKDQHLTDIKTELCFDHQPREYCVQAGETDLDFIARLGAEEGLLYTFEHRADGHTLVLTDRVGGLGTIGTHKDCPVIYQPMAGGDSPEPALNRFHYTEQVRTAVQVQRDYTFTHPRYNQQHTATGDQDLNNQHKDYERYDYPGRYKRDIAGKPFTQTRLAALRNDAKLAHLEGDDARLQPGLAFDLNEHPREDFNDRWRTIAIRHEGKQHTSLQEESFGSGHGTSYEMKASAIRWASDWKAALRAKPRIDGPQVATVVGPPGEEIYCDEWGRVKVQFPWDRSDKSNDHSSCWIRVTQGWAGATWGSMAIPRVGQELVISYLDGDPDQPIAIGRAYRQTNLPPYELPKLKTIATTKSREFGGTRANELRIDDTTAQISAALMSDHEHSALHLGYLTHPRHYGGGKPRGEGFELRTDGHGALRAAKGLLLSAEAQLKAGAGQLERQQVIDVLQAALALARQLGASAENAQGVAQDSLPQQALTQAVEALGHGANDQPNGTDHGAHPIIALSGPDGIAAATSRSIAMGAGEHIDSVAHHNQQLTAGKKVVINAGDEIGLFAQGGDMRHIAHNGQLLLQAQHNSIQVQADQSVEISASQQHVLVAADKHITLLCAGAYIKMQGGNIELGMPGDFTVKAANKYFVDPSHASAQLNSWPSTSFNERFQTFFNDGKPIRNRAYALVRKDGARFEGRTDGDGFITLQQGMTLEGLALEWLEQGDL from the coding sequence ATGCCTCGTCAAAGTAACTTGCGCTTCACCTTCGAGCCATTGAAAGGCGAGCCTTTCGAGGTGGTCTCGTTCACGCTTGTCGAAGGGTTGTCTGAGCCCTTCAAGCTCGAACTCGAACTGGCCAGCCACAATGGGGCTATCGACTTCAATCGAGTGCTCGATCTGGCGGGATTGTTCACCATTTGGCGCGGTGAAACTGCGGTGCGTTACGTTCATGGCCTGGTTAGTTTGTTCAGGCAAGGCGACACCGGTTTCCGCCGCACCCGCTACAGCGCCGTGCTCGAACCTACCTTGGCGCGCTGCGAACTGCGCTCAAACTGGCGCATCTTCCAGGGACAAAGTGCGCCCGACATCATCCTTGAAGTGCTCAAAGACCAGCACCTGACTGATATCAAAACCGAGCTCTGCTTCGACCACCAACCCCGCGAATACTGCGTACAGGCGGGCGAAACCGACCTCGACTTCATCGCCCGCCTCGGTGCCGAAGAAGGCCTGCTCTACACCTTCGAGCACCGCGCCGACGGCCACACCCTGGTCCTCACCGACCGCGTCGGTGGCCTGGGCACTATCGGCACCCACAAAGACTGCCCAGTGATCTACCAGCCCATGGCCGGCGGCGACTCCCCGGAGCCGGCGTTGAACCGCTTCCACTACACCGAACAAGTGCGCACCGCTGTGCAGGTGCAGCGCGACTACACCTTTACCCACCCGCGCTACAACCAACAACACACCGCCACCGGCGACCAGGATTTGAACAACCAGCACAAGGATTACGAACGCTACGACTATCCCGGCCGCTACAAGCGCGACATCGCCGGCAAACCCTTCACCCAAACCCGCCTGGCCGCGTTGCGCAACGACGCCAAGCTGGCCCATCTGGAAGGCGACGATGCACGCCTGCAACCGGGGTTGGCGTTCGATCTCAACGAGCATCCACGCGAAGACTTCAATGATCGCTGGCGCACCATCGCCATCAGGCACGAGGGCAAGCAGCACACCAGCTTGCAGGAAGAGTCGTTCGGCAGCGGCCACGGCACGTCTTATGAAATGAAAGCCAGCGCCATCCGCTGGGCCTCGGACTGGAAAGCGGCTTTGCGTGCCAAGCCGCGTATCGACGGCCCTCAGGTTGCCACGGTGGTCGGCCCACCGGGCGAAGAGATCTATTGCGATGAATGGGGCCGGGTCAAGGTGCAGTTTCCATGGGATCGCTCAGACAAAAGCAACGACCACAGTTCGTGCTGGATCCGCGTCACCCAGGGCTGGGCCGGAGCAACCTGGGGCTCCATGGCCATCCCGCGTGTGGGCCAGGAGCTAGTGATCAGCTATTTAGACGGTGATCCAGACCAGCCGATCGCCATCGGGCGAGCGTACCGGCAAACCAATTTGCCGCCCTATGAGCTACCCAAGCTGAAAACTATAGCAACCACCAAAAGCCGCGAGTTCGGAGGAACTCGGGCCAACGAGTTGCGTATCGACGACACCACCGCGCAGATCAGCGCGGCCTTAATGAGTGATCACGAGCATAGCGCGCTGCACCTCGGCTATCTCACCCACCCACGCCACTATGGTGGCGGCAAGCCCAGGGGGGAAGGGTTTGAGTTGCGTACGGATGGTCATGGCGCGTTGCGCGCAGCAAAAGGTTTATTGCTGAGCGCTGAAGCTCAACTCAAGGCCGGTGCGGGACAACTGGAGCGCCAGCAGGTGATCGATGTGTTGCAAGCCGCCCTGGCGTTGGCCCGGCAACTGGGAGCCTCTGCCGAAAATGCCCAGGGAGTTGCCCAGGATTCACTACCGCAACAGGCCCTGACTCAGGCCGTGGAGGCACTGGGCCACGGTGCTAATGATCAACCCAATGGTACCGATCATGGCGCGCATCCCATCATCGCGCTAAGCGGGCCAGACGGCATCGCTGCCGCGACCTCCCGCAGCATCGCCATGGGCGCAGGCGAACATATTGACAGCGTGGCACACCACAACCAGCAACTCACCGCCGGCAAAAAAGTGGTGATCAATGCGGGCGACGAAATCGGCCTGTTCGCCCAGGGCGGTGACATGCGCCATATCGCCCATAACGGCCAACTGCTGTTGCAGGCCCAGCACAACAGCATCCAGGTGCAGGCGGACCAAAGCGTGGAGATCAGCGCCAGCCAGCAACATGTGCTGGTGGCGGCGGACAAGCACATCACCCTGTTATGCGCTGGGGCGTACATCAAGATGCAGGGCGGCAATATCGAACTGGGCATGCCGGGTGACTTTACGGTGAAAGCCGCGAACAAATACTTCGTTGATCCAAGCCATGCCTCAGCGCAGCTCAATAGCTGGCCCAGTACCTCGTTCAACGAACGTTTTCAGACCTTTTTCAACGATGGAAAACCCATCCGCAACCGTGCCTACGCCCTGGTGCGCAAAGACGGCGCACGTTTCGAAGGCCGTACCGATGGTGATGGCTTCATCACCCTGCAACAGGGCATGACGCTGGAGGGGCTTGCATTGGAATGGCTCGAGCAAGGAGACCTGTGA
- the tssA gene encoding type VI secretion system protein TssA, which produces MSLVIDVPADTLQRLLTPIDPNQPAGHFDVEDETYQAIDQEMVKLGGLRESDIDWPYIDEASRDYLATQCKHWRILGHLLVVWLRTRRWVRWADALGLMAGMVEHYWDSAYPKPGPTGYLNKRKQVQRLLGELGQVLPSLDRSSFAPAYQAAAEQALAKLQRCAESAKLDPAPLDALQRQLSKYSEPVVAIETTRASDSGGVLDSTFFARPKPQAPGNEREQRRAVLSMAEQINQLDPYDPTGYQLRRFGLWSHLRTAPSITRDRRTELTAVPKDIVEVYQDALNHNTLDPNLLLRIEKSVTASPYWLRGSYLAAHIASRLAMEEVAAAIRQTCERFVCRLPALLELCFSDGTAFVDAQTQAWITGADQAETPGRPVQEYAGLRDELATQLATEGVEVVLLRLQELHATHDAPRQRSYATVIAADLLASRGLQWLADDLHANVARLMRDTSAQEWEPELYQKVARVVSERKE; this is translated from the coding sequence ATGTCGCTGGTGATTGATGTGCCGGCGGACACGCTTCAACGGCTGCTGACGCCTATCGACCCCAACCAACCGGCTGGTCATTTCGATGTGGAAGACGAAACCTACCAAGCCATCGACCAGGAAATGGTCAAGCTCGGTGGCCTGCGTGAGAGCGACATTGACTGGCCTTACATTGATGAAGCCTCCCGCGACTACCTGGCCACCCAGTGCAAACACTGGCGCATCCTTGGGCATTTGCTGGTGGTGTGGCTGCGTACCCGCCGGTGGGTACGTTGGGCCGATGCCCTTGGCTTGATGGCTGGCATGGTTGAACACTACTGGGACAGCGCCTATCCCAAGCCGGGACCGACCGGCTACTTGAACAAGCGCAAACAGGTGCAGCGCCTGTTGGGTGAGCTTGGGCAAGTGCTGCCGAGCCTGGATCGCAGCAGTTTCGCCCCGGCGTATCAAGCAGCGGCGGAACAGGCACTGGCCAAGCTGCAACGTTGTGCCGAAAGCGCCAAGCTAGACCCGGCGCCCCTGGATGCGCTGCAACGGCAGCTGAGCAAGTACAGCGAGCCGGTCGTTGCGATTGAAACCACCCGTGCGAGCGATTCCGGCGGTGTCCTGGACTCAACGTTTTTTGCCCGCCCCAAGCCTCAGGCCCCGGGCAATGAGCGTGAACAGCGCCGAGCCGTGTTGAGCATGGCCGAGCAGATCAATCAGCTGGACCCCTATGATCCGACCGGCTACCAGTTGCGGCGTTTTGGCCTGTGGTCGCATCTGCGCACCGCGCCTTCGATCACCCGCGACCGTCGCACTGAATTGACTGCCGTACCCAAGGACATCGTTGAGGTCTATCAAGATGCCCTGAACCACAACACGCTGGATCCGAACCTGCTGTTGCGCATCGAAAAAAGCGTTACCGCTTCGCCGTATTGGTTGCGCGGCAGTTATCTGGCCGCCCACATTGCCTCGCGCCTGGCGATGGAGGAGGTGGCCGCCGCCATCCGCCAGACCTGCGAACGCTTCGTTTGCCGCCTGCCGGCCCTGCTGGAGTTGTGTTTCAGCGACGGCACTGCGTTTGTGGATGCGCAAACCCAGGCATGGATCACCGGCGCTGATCAAGCCGAAACGCCAGGCCGCCCGGTGCAGGAATACGCCGGCCTGCGCGACGAACTGGCCACCCAACTCGCCACCGAAGGCGTCGAAGTGGTGCTACTGCGCCTGCAGGAGCTGCACGCCACCCATGACGCCCCGCGCCAGCGCAGCTATGCCACGGTGATTGCTGCGGATTTGCTGGCGTCCCGTGGGCTGCAATGGCTGGCGGACGATCTGCACGCCAACGTTGCGCGGTTGATGCGCGACACCTCGGCGCAAGAGTGGGAGCCGGAGTTGTACCAGAAGGTGGCGAGAGTTGTCAGTGAACGGAAGGAGTAG
- the vasI gene encoding type VI secretion system-associated protein VasI: MRNGWQRWRWIGGVCTALGALHVQAVPATQDCPAIVSPLKRLECFDLAAGTPIHQPPAPPRVLGRVLPIIDLVQRNEAKRSPEDQRFVLSSFPEPDNDQQQRLVISAPALGALPPRPYLAISCESKISRLQLVLDEPAKPNKIRIQLFKDERPVSVPYPWQVLDDAGLVVDAGRGLQAISLLRNMGGGQRLRLESDYPRLHGLVFDAEGLGALIEQERQVCRW; encoded by the coding sequence ATGCGCAATGGATGGCAACGTTGGCGTTGGATTGGCGGCGTATGTACGGCCTTGGGTGCGTTGCACGTGCAGGCAGTGCCCGCGACGCAAGATTGCCCGGCAATCGTGTCGCCGTTGAAGCGTCTGGAGTGCTTCGACCTGGCTGCCGGCACACCCATCCATCAGCCGCCTGCGCCGCCTCGCGTGCTTGGCCGGGTGCTGCCGATTATTGATCTGGTGCAGCGCAATGAAGCCAAGCGCTCGCCTGAGGACCAGCGCTTTGTGTTGTCGTCTTTTCCTGAACCGGACAACGACCAACAGCAGCGGCTGGTCATCTCGGCCCCGGCCTTGGGTGCGCTGCCGCCTCGGCCCTACCTGGCGATCAGTTGCGAATCAAAAATATCCCGCCTGCAACTGGTGTTGGACGAGCCAGCCAAGCCCAACAAAATTCGCATCCAGCTATTTAAGGATGAGCGCCCGGTCTCTGTGCCTTACCCGTGGCAGGTATTGGACGACGCCGGCTTGGTGGTCGATGCGGGGCGCGGGCTGCAGGCCATTTCGTTGTTGCGCAACATGGGGGGCGGTCAGCGCCTGCGGCTAGAGAGCGACTATCCCCGCTTGCACGGGTTGGTATTCGACGCCGAAGGCTTGGGTGCGTTGATCGAGCAGGAGCGCCAAGTATGTCGCTGGTGA
- the tssB gene encoding type VI secretion system contractile sheath small subunit yields MSKNQSSVAPKERINIKYIPATGDQQAEVELPLKLLVTGDFKGHGELTALEERLSIRIDKDTFNEVLTKAEVALDMEVPSTLNIGHDTDLNVQLQFKSINDFAPDAVARQVPELNKLLGLREALVALKGPMGNVPAFRKHLQNLLTDETARQRLASELNLVLDAPGN; encoded by the coding sequence ATGTCAAAAAATCAAAGTTCAGTTGCACCTAAAGAACGCATCAACATCAAGTACATTCCTGCGACGGGTGACCAGCAGGCCGAAGTAGAACTGCCCCTAAAGCTATTGGTCACCGGAGACTTCAAAGGTCACGGTGAACTTACTGCGCTTGAAGAAAGACTATCCATTCGGATAGATAAAGACACCTTCAACGAAGTACTGACCAAAGCCGAAGTTGCTCTAGACATGGAAGTTCCGTCCACTTTAAACATTGGCCACGACACCGACTTGAATGTGCAACTTCAATTCAAAAGCATCAATGACTTCGCCCCCGACGCCGTCGCCCGCCAAGTGCCGGAATTGAACAAACTGCTGGGATTGCGCGAAGCCTTGGTCGCGCTAAAAGGCCCGATGGGCAATGTTCCAGCCTTTCGTAAACACCTGCAAAACCTGTTGACCGATGAAACCGCCCGCCAACGCTTGGCCAGCGAACTCAACCTAGTGCTCGACGCACCGGGCAACTGA